The Trichomycterus rosablanca isolate fTriRos1 chromosome 13, fTriRos1.hap1, whole genome shotgun sequence sequence TACCTGTGGCTGAAGCacgtaaatgtaataaataaagcgcgcgtcccaatactttagtgGGCCGGGATGTAATATCAGGTCACCATGGAAACCCTGATGTTTAAGACATGCCCTGCGCCTGGTCCTGCAGGAGGACGTGCAGAAGGAGCTCCAGACGGTAGGTGAGAAGCACGTGGAGACGCTGGCGTGGCTGTCGGAGCAGATCTACGTCACCGAGAGGAAGCTTTATGAGACGGGACGGACGCTGGAGCGAGTGAACGTGGAGAACAGTCGCCTGCATCTGGTGGGTCAGCTCGTACATCACACACACGCCCGCTTCGGCTTCGGAATTACACCTGACGGTGCCTGGAACTGTGTCTCCAGAGCGTTGAACTGATGGAGGAGGAGATGAGTGACGTGAACATGGAGAAGAGGAAGCACACACAGGAAATAGAACAGATGAAAGAGGAAGTGCAGTCCCTCTGCAGTGAGTATAcgcagaaagtattcacacccctccATTAAGCAAACACACAAAACCTTCCCACAGAAAAGCCTCACACTacatttggagtgtgtctgtgggaatttgtgcctgagAATCGGTACTGATGTTGACTGAGAGGGTCAGGAGCTCTTCATGCTCTGTGATGAATGTTGTGTTGTTTATTTGCAGGTACTTTACTGGAGGACTGGATGGTGAATAAAGTGGCCACTGAGGTACGAGCTCCATCAACAGctcttatatttatataaccGAAACATCAGCAGGGTAACAGTTACACCCCCGACGTGGATCAAACCTCACAGCGGCCCTAACAAAGAATAATACACATTTTTACGTTATATCTCCTGTACCGCCTAACTGTGGGTGATACAGCGGCCTTTTATACTAGCCTACCACAACTGCAcagatctgggttcgaatctcacctGTGCTatcatgtaataataataataataataataataataataatagtgtaaacctaataataaaataaaatagcaacCATAAtgaatatagtaataatattatcatactgtaaaaataattatgtaatatagttataataatattattttaatttttgctaCTATTTTgcaattacattcatttattattattattgttattattattactattataattattattcttactattataattattattattactattattttttattacactattattattattattacaattattattattattactattatttttattatactattattattattgctattatttttattacactattattattattattacaattattattattattactattataattattattattactattattttttattacactattattattattattactattattattattattactattataattattattattactattattttttattacactattattattattattactattatttttattacactattattattattgttactacatgattacattattatatttattattattattatacttgatACAGataactgttgtttttattataattacattattatatttatcaaTATTATTCCTTGATAGAGATaacgtttttattattatattgattattattcattttgatACAGATAactattatttgtaatgtaggAGGCCTCAGCGAGGGACCAGCAGCTGGTCGAAGAGATGCAGGCGCTCCTGCTGCAGGTTAATAAGAGGACGCATCACGTTGGAGACGTTAACAGCAGACTAGAGAGAGAGCTCAGAGGTGTGAGTGAGCGTCTGGAGAAGGTTTCatttcaacaacaacaacagaagGATGAAAGGAACCCGGTCTGAGCGTGACTGACACTAAcactgatgataataataataataataataaacacctggATGATTTTAAAGCAGTCGTTTATTAGATTGTGGTTTATGTGAACATGAGGAGCAGAGGTCACTGTGGGTCAGTACTGAGGGTGTTTTATACTGAACCCTGTACCAGTGTGCTTCCACAGTGCCCGTACCGCTGCTCTGTATATGTTTTATTCTTATACACACGTTTTAtaacatgcatttatttattaaatatacatcCTGGAATGTGCTCAGCtaaatattattacatttaaattcttCACCACATTTAATGACATTTACACGTGATTCAGGCATTTATAAAAGTCACTCATGTAGAACAAACGAAATCAGTCAGTCACAGACCTGCTGCACTTCCACATCCAtcaatataaacatttacaacatttacaacacagatgagccaaaacattaggaccattaGGTACCAGGACGTTGGCATCCCGTCGAAAAGGttgcatgggcactctgactggcACAGAAGGGTTGGATGCACCATGTGATCACTGGGATTAAAATCATCAGCAGTTGGATCCACaatcttctgttggtctgttcCTGATGCCACAACCTTCACGTCTACCGTGGGTGGGGACTCGCCACACCCGCCTGCGACACCCCTTGCTAACAAACCGGTCCTGTTCAACACGTGAACTATGAGGAACCTCCATCAGCCTGACGTCTAATAGATCCAGTTTCTGGggggttctaatgttttggctcatcactgTATTCACTGGTAGATACTACCTGAATTTAGACATATCCAATTTCCACCGCTGCGTTCTCAACCCTTGCATCATGCACGCCAGCGTGGCACGTATGAGGACGACGGGTTTTTCCTTCCACCGTGGTTCAGCCGTAACACGTGCAGAGGAACACGCTGTGCTCTAGTGTTCCTCCACCCTTACGTCAGGACCTCTGTTCCAGCGGTAACGAGGCGCCACACCACCCCGGGGTCAGTCGATGCCATGAGCAGAGTCGAACCCTGACCTgtaatgtttattatatatatatgtgtgtgcgcCGTGTGGCCAGAAGTACATGGACACAAGTGAAGAAACGGTGTGGAGAAACAGTTAACTACATgcgaacgggcacaaattcccacacacacactctagaaCTTGACGCGGCTGAAAAAAGAAAGTGAGGCGACGTCTCGAATCCAGTTCATGCTCAGgtggccacatacttttgaataATTAAGCATAGTTAAATATTAGCGGGCCGGACGATGACCGTCCCCGGGCGTTCAGTGCCCGTTCCCTCCCTCTGATACGATGCGGTTGGGTTCGGTGAAGCGTGCGGTCAGCAGGTAGAAGAGAGCGGGTCCAGGGACCAGGGCCAGCAGGGGCAGATCCTGGCTCAGCTTGTCCAGGCGGGAGATGGAGATGATCCCGTAGGCGTGGAGGAGCCAGTGGCTGAAGAGCACCACCAGACGCTTCTTCTTAGCCACCAGGTCCTTAAACgactgcagagagagagagagagaaagggagagagagagagagagagagagagagggagagagagagagagggagagagagagagagagagggggagagggagggagagagggagagagagagagagagagggagagagagagagagagagggagagagagagagagagagagggagagagagagagggggagggagagagggagggagagagggagagagggagggagagagggagagagagagagagagagagagagggagggagagagggagggagagagggagagagggagggagagagagagagagagagagagggagagagagagagagagagagaggcgatGTAAGACGACTGACCTTGTTATCACCATGACAGGTCATGATTTTACACCTACACATTATAAACAGTGTATACATTTCGGCAGTTTGATGTCCTTCAGAAGCTTGGACACACGCGACATGACCAAAGGTTTGTGGGTTCGGTGCTTTTTTGCAATTATAACTAAGTAGGGGCCACGTTCAGGGGCCACATGCTAAATAATCGCGTGTACATACAGTAAATCAGTCTGACGTTCCTCTGTGTGTCTCGCAGCTGTATAAGGAGCTTCTGAAAAGTCTGATACGAGggtacaaatccccacagacgcactccaaTGTCTTGTGGAAAAGCCCTGACGTAGAGATGGAAGCTCTTACTGGCACAAATAGGAGCGctaacattttaatttcatataGTGTGAAAACCCTGcacatacagtaccagtcaatagtttggacacaccttctcttcagtggtttttcttgattatttttattttctacattgtagattaatactgaagacgtccaaactatgaaggaacacgtgtggaattatgtagtgaacaaaaaagtgttaaacaaaccagaatatgttttatattttaccaactctacctctgcacagcacaactgatgctctcaaacacattaagaaagcaagaaattccagaaattaactctagacGAGGCACAAACGTTAATTGAAAACCggtgcaaagctgtcatcagaGCAAAAGAtgctactttaaagaatataaaatataaaacatattctggtttgtttaacacttttttgttcactacataattccactcgtgttccttcatagtttggacgtcttcagtattaatctacaatgtagaaaattaaacaaaaatcaagaagaaccacaggaatgagaaagtgtccaaacttttgactggtactgtataatCAGCCGAAAAGTctggcacaaatccccacagacacagtccaacGTCTAATAGAAAAGCCCCCCCACATAGAGACGGAAGCACATACAGGCAATGGAAGTGTTCTAATTTCAGATAGTGTGAAAACCTGCACTTATAATCAGCTGAAAACTGTAATAGGTTCGTGGAaggggcacaaatccccacagacgcactccaaaGTGATCGCACATAGAGGTGGATGCACTTACAGGCAATGGAACATTGTACAGATCCCCACGTCTTGTGGAAAAGCCCTCACGTACAGATAGAAGCGGTTACAGGGACAAATGGAACATTAAAGTGCATATTAAAGCAAGACGAggtaggtaggtgtgtgtgtgtgtgtgtgtgtgtgtgtgtgtgtgtgtgtgtgtgtgtgtgtgtgtgtgtacctgtatattcGAAGCTGACATGTAGACGGCCAGCGTGACCAGCGACAGCACCAGGATGATGTAGGGGAAGGCGTAAtctaaacaaaccaaaacaaacaccGTTTCACATCGTCACCATTCGGATATACCCAATTCCCTCGTTTGCCAGCTTCGGTCACACCCTGATTCTGCTTTATTATGAGTTCCATgtctgatcaggtaggcagtagggggtcaccaggtgtgtgtgtgtgtgtgtgtgtgtttggtacgTACAGAGTAATCCTCCGCCCACCGCCTGCAGGACGGTGAGGATGGGGAAGAAGTAGAGCGCCGCGTAGATGCTCTTGAATCGATCCGTCTTCCCCAGACCGCACGCGATCTTCTTAACCAGCAGCGGCCGCAGGAGCATCATCAGCACCAGGCAGAAGGCGTAATAGATCAGCACTATGgtgtacctacacacacacacacacacacatttcactataataaacacatgatccagggttacagctccacgtgtatctgtgtttatctggattctcctccctgtttcacttttaaacttgtgttacagctccagctgctgagaaatggtgagaatcagaatcagcttctcccagagtctaaaacgcttctggttgaaaataaagcttaacgtggtttaatgtagtaaaagaaggagacaggagcactaaacttctcttcattattactgctcataagttcctccactcaTCAcgttcctcactcgctgttttactacagtaggTCACGCTAAGCCTCGTATCGAACGGGTTTTACGTACAGCGGGTAGACGGCCTCCTGGGTGCAGTGCAGGGTGGTGACGTAGTCGGGACTGGGGTTGTAGAGCATGGTGTACCAGTCGGAGAGCATCTGCACCCGGCACGAGCGGATGGAGAAGGAACCCACGGGCTCGTTCAGGAGCAGGGTGACCACCGCCGCCGTACTGCACTCGCACAGCGCCGTCACGTGCTGCAGCACTGCGCtggagctacacacacacacacacacacacacctctgtaTCAACAATCATCTACTAGTTACGCTTAACGTCTGTGTATCAGTGTGATATTGGTGCCGTTTGTTGTTGTGATTCATTAGCCGGGTTGCAACGGGTCAAAGCGGTGCCTGAGGGAGGGCCTATATCAGCCAGGTttggaccaaaaaaaaaaccatgttTATATTGACCAATCAGCTACTGAAGctgagggatctgttagatgttgggctgatggagGTACCAGGTATCACAGGGCTACTTCTGATGTGGAATCTCGTAGgtctggtggttttaatgttttggctgatgcCAGAAGGTTTATAATTAACCtacctacctaattcacagccatgaaatgaaatatgaggcgtcctagcaattaTAGAGTAATTACGTTAGTGTTTTTAGTGTCGTGTGCTGATAATGTtcgatgtgtgtttatgtactgcGAGGCATTTTGTCCCTAATCATCCATAATTCcataaatctgtgatttttgaaaaatgaggtcTGTGAATTTCCGGGGCCCTAAATATgatgcgaccctgaccagacatAACTTCACCTTTTCTTGCCCGAGTACCACTCGATGAAGAACCAGTGCAGGACGAGGGGCAGCATGGCCATGAAGCCCAGATACAAGCAGTCGTACAGCTCCGGCGACTCCTCACACTTCTGACAGATCTTGTCCATGTTCACTCGCTCGCCTCTGGGACAGACCTGGTCAATCACAACACACAGAGGGTCACTGTTTCACTCCGGGGTGCTTCCAGCATCACTCAGTGTTCAATATACAGAAcaaactcacactcacacacacacacacacacacactcacactcacactcacacacacacacactcacacacacacacacacacactcacacacacacactcacactcacactcacacacacactcacactcacacacacacacacactcacactcacacacacacacactcacacacactcacacacacacactcacacacacacacactcacactcacacacacactcacactcacacacactcacactcacactcacacacacactcacactcacactcacacacacacacacacacactcacacacacacactcacactcacactcacacacacactcacactcacacacacacacacactcacactcacacacacacacactcacacacacacactcacacacacacacactcacactcacacacacactcacactcacacacacacacactcacactcacactcacacacacacacactcacacacacacacacacacactcacacacacacactcacactcacactcacacacacactcacactcacacacacacacacactcacactcacacacacacacactcacacacactcacacacacacactcacacacacacacactcacactcacacacacactcacactcacacacacactcacactcacacacacacacacactcacactcacacacacacacactcacacacactcacacacacacactcacacacacacacactcacactcacacacacactcacactcacacacactcacactcacactcacacacacactcacactcacacacacacacacactcacactcacacacacacacactcacacacactcacacacacacacacacacacactcacactcacacacacacacactcacactcacacacacactcacactcacacacacacacactcacactcacacacactcacacacacacacacacacacactcacactcacacacactcacacacacacacacacacacacacacactcacactcacacacacactcacacacacactcacactcacacactcacactcacacacacacacactcacacacacacacacacacacacacacacacacacacacacacacacacacacactcacacacacacactcacacacactcacacacacacactcacactcacacacacacacactcacactcacactcacacacacactcacacacacacacacacacactcacactcacacacactcacactcacactcacacacacacacactcacactcacactcacacacacactcacacacacacactcacacacactcacacacacacacacacacacacacactcactcacactcacactcacactcacactcacacacacacacacactcacactcacactcacacacacacacacacacactcacacacacacacacacacacacactcacactcacacacacactcacactcacacacacacacacactcacacacacacacactcacacacacacacactcacacacacacacacacacacactcacactcacacacacacacactcacactcacacactcacactcacacacacacacactcacactcacacacacacacactcacacacacacacacacacacacactcacactcacacacactcacacacacacacacacacacactcacactcacacacacactcacactcacactcacactcacacactcacactcacacacacacacactcacacacacacacacacacacacacacacacacacacacacacacacacacacactcacacacacacacactcacactcacactcacacacacacactcacacacactcacacacacacactcacactcacacacacacacactcacactcacactcacacacacactcacactcacactcacactcacacacacacacacacacactcacactcacactcacacacacacacactcacactcacacacacactcacactcacacacacacacacacactcacacacactcacacacactcacacacacacacacacacacacacactcacactcactcacactcacactcacactcacactcacactcacacacacacacacacacacacacaccacttattaATGCAGATGTTGCAGCACTCACCCCACAGGATCCATTAAAGGTGGTTTTTCCACAGTAAAGTCCTGGACAGGTGGAGCTCATCTCTACAGCTGCAACACAACAAACCACACAAATATTCATCACATCACCTTTAATATCCCCAAATAATTACTGTCCACCCAGTTCAACCCATTCTATTTAGATAGTTCAATTGGCAGCAACATagactttatttacattaaacataTAACAACCTGAATGAAGAAACGAGCCAAATATACCACATATATAATGTATCCAGATTTATACTTAGATATTAGAAATAATATTCTGCTAACCAAGCTAGCGTTCTCAGACTGTGTATTCCCCACCCGTATTTCGCCAATGAACCCGCCTCATGAGCTGGTTCGCTGAAAACTACCCAATCAACACCGAGTTGTTGACTATTAAGAACCAtactaaccaatcaggagagaaGAGGCGGGGTTTGCACAAATACGGGTAGGGAAAAATTGTCAACCAAGCTAGCGAGATAGCttaagcaaaaaaaattatCAAACACAGACGTTAcagaaaacagcaaaatacacgataaataaataaaaccgtGTTTAGTTTATACGCACCCATAACAAACTGCAATAATTCAGGTGAAAATGAGAAAAGTGTGAAAGTATCCGAGCTACATTTGGCTAAGAATTCACTCCGACAAGTAGCATAGCAACAGCGCCCTGAAACCAAACCGGCtgtaaaaagcaaaataaaagtcccctgcatgttattattattattattattattattattacatcttGGTCAAGGTCGCGTCGAGTCAagtgccacctggaaacactgtaTGTACACTTCTGCACTTGTATTGATAATTGATTTAATCATTGATTTGATCATCAGGTTTTTTCAATGAAAATATGTGTAAAATATAAGTAAAATTGTGGACAATTTAGGTTcttcttttttaatatatatatattcatttatatcACTATTTTTCAGCTCTATCTTTTTTAATCATTCCTCCTCTTACCGTTTATTGTTTGATCGAAACTgagcaattttattaatttaataaagtctttttaatattttaaggtGCCAAATTTGACAAATGATGAGTAAAAAACAAAAGTGACTCTTTATTATGAAGATCGAGATGATTTACTACGGCAGCTTcctaaattaatacattttataacgTTATTTAGCAAACAAAGTAACTTATAATGGTATAAGGCTATAGTTCATATCTAAACTTGAGTAATTTGCTTGAGTAGAGTAGTATAAGTAGTATAACTAGTATAAGTGAGTAGTATTACTAGTATTACTAGTATGAGTAGCGGCTGGATTGGCTGAAACAGCTGCTCTGGTGTCATGGCAACAGGTTCAAACGTCACCCGCTCTGAAGCTGTGAAATCCGGGTTGCCATGGAGTTCTCTACAAATCCCCTTTAGTtcgttttattcatttactcgtATTCATTGTTTACACTAAATCTTTCACCCTGAccagggttgcagtggatccTAAGTTAACCAGAATCACTTTATGCAGAGCATGAATACATTTTGAGAAGGTGCCAAGCCGTAATGAGGTATTACAACTTAATTACATTGAGAGAAGCTTGCTATACGGTAAGTAGCTCAgattatatggacacagagaagcCGCCAGCTgcagtaaaacataataaataatgagggattaaaaaaaaaaaattggacaaCGTGTTGAAAATgaaccttttttctttttctgagttcagagggaagtgggtatgtttaattttaagaagtataatattttttatttcattcatcaTTAATCACTCAAATACAAAATAAgtggaattgttagtaatcaggagctctgttatattttaatttattttattattaaagagtctgtggccccgtttgtttatttttttactccTCAGACCCCCAACGAGAAAAGTGTGATGTGTTAGGGatgaatctggcaaccctgtgagGCTGAAGGAGGATGAAGGGGGGGATTCTGCACAATGCATTCTCGACATGCACAAATAAGGCTGCGCTGGCGCCTCGGCTGCTGCCTCCGTCTGCAGGAAAACGAGATGTCGGAGACAGGAGGAGGCGCTCGGGCCCGGCGGACAGCGTCTAACGTCGAGGGAACGTCGGTTCTGGATCTGCAGGTCCGGATGAGCGCTTTCTCAGGCTGAGCTCTAAAACATCGGTGGCAGAGGGATGAGTCCTCTCCGACCGAGCGGCAGCTTCCCGATCTCGCTCCATGGATGTGAGCGGCAGCAACATGACCCGCGTCACGGCCAACATCTCCACGTCCGGCCCGCTCTGGGAGGCGGGACTGGCCTCGGCGGCCCCTCAGCTGGCGGCCGGGAACGGAACGGCCGGACCCGGCGGCGGGGCGGTGAGGATCTCGGACGGGAGCTCGGTCCTCCCGGGCGTCGCTGTGGCGGCTCAGGCTCTCCTCCTGCTGGCCATCTTTCTGCTCTCCAGCCTGGGCAACTCGGCCGTGGTGATCGTGATCATCAAGCACCGGCAACTCAGGACGGTGACCAACGCCTTCATCATGTCGCTCTCGCTGTCGGACTTCCTGACCGCCGTGCTGTGCTTGCCGTTTTCCTTCGTCATGCTGTTTAGCACGGACGGCGCCTGGATGTTCGGCGAGAAGTTCTGCATCGCCAACGGCTTCTTCAACACCTGCTTCGGGATCATCTCCACCCTGACCATGACTCTGATCTCCTTCGATCGCTACTACGCCATCGTCAGGCAGCCGCAGGAGAAGATCGGCAGGAGGAAGGCCATCCACTTGCTGGTGGCTGTCTGGCTCTTGGCGGTCGTCTTCTCCTTCCCGTGGTATCTGTTCTTGCGGACGTCGGAACGTCTCGTGATCCACAAGCGCGGCTTCTACCACTGCATGTACGTCTTTCATTCGGGGACGTCCCGCATGGGCACGGCCTACAGCGTGTCCCTGATCGTCGTGTGCTACCTCCTTCCGTTCGCCCTCATGTGCTTCTGCCACTACAACATTTGCAAGACGGTGCGTCTGTCGGAGATCCGCGTGCGCCCGGTCACCACCTACGCCCACCTGCTCCGCTTCTACAGCGAGATGCGCACGGCCACCACGGTCCTCATCATGATCGTCTTCATCATCTTCTGCTGGGGGCCGTACTGCCTGATGGGCATCGTCACGGCCGTCGGGAACTACGCCTTCAACCCCGCCATGGACGCCGTGGCCGCGTGGATGGCGTGGGCCAACGGCGCCATCAACCCCCTGATCTACGCCATCAGGAACCCCAACATCTCCATGCTCCTGGGCCGCAGCCGGGAGGAAGGGTACAGGACTAGAAACGTCGCCGCGTATTTGTCAGCGCAGACCCGGACGCGGAGGCGCACGCCATCGCGCTCCCACGCCATCAGAGAGCGCTACATGACCGGCGGGCGGGGTAACACTAACAGTCGGGTGTCTTCCTCCAGCCCGGCGAACGGCGGAGAAGTGGCCATGTGGGCGAGCAAGAACCCGGCGGTGTTTTTCTGTACCGACGCGCATCCCGATACCGCCACCGAGCTAACGTACGAGTCCAAACACGACACGGCGAACACCAGTCTCTGATCCGTCACCGCGCGAGTGCAGAACGATGCCGTTCGGTTTGAAGGCTGTACCGACTGATTATCAAAAACTTTATAAAGTGCCAACAAGACTCGCGAGGTGTGAACGCATCACAACACTgtgaacaacaaaacaaatgtaaacagtTTTGCCTGTAACGCTGTAGTTTACGAGACCCGGGGGGTTCGGGGGGCTGGGGGGGCTGGTTGAAGGGGGTTGGGGTTGTTTGTGGGTTTGGGGCTGTAACACTTCATCACgaattttatttttgctaaaCATAAACAGATTATGAACAGAGTTCTTGTTGTTTCCGTGGTTACTTCACAACACTGTTGTGACATCACAACACTGACACAACGACACAacaattatgttattattattattttatataatttacattatttaatttgctgttattattacaattattatatattttttcttttacattaatattataattataattattttattttattattattattatattattattattattattattactataattataattattattatattatttattattattatattatattattactactactactactattattattattattttattatattattattattattattattattattattattattattattatagatatgggccacaacagttgctaacaggtgtaataaatcaatcatataaaggaaattatatcacatttacattttcagcatttagcagacgcttttatccaaagcgacttacacagtgagcggaacacaatgagtaattgagggttaagggccttgctcagggacccaacagtggcaacttggtggtggcggggcttgaaccggcaaccttctgtttactagtccagtaccttaaccactgagctatcactgggaaggtcctttcctgttccagcatgaagaaGAGCTCAGATTAaagaaagaaactccagtgtcctcaacagctctgggatgaactggaacgtcagGAGCAGCGCCCAGGCGTACAAATgctgcacaaattcccatacaagATCACATCAgctgtccgaatacttttggctgtatagtgtaacTACAGTACATGAATTATTCAagcaaaagctttaaaaactgGATCCTTCAGTAAATATCAGCTCATTATTTTCAGTACTGCTGTTATAAATACTGGAGTTCTTTATTTCAGCCCATGTGAGGAATGTTTACATTCACGTCATCAAAGAAAACACGGA is a genomic window containing:
- the LOC134325290 gene encoding G-protein coupled receptor 135 — its product is MDVSGSNMTRVTANISTSGPLWEAGLASAAPQLAAGNGTAGPGGGAVRISDGSSVLPGVAVAAQALLLLAIFLLSSLGNSAVVIVIIKHRQLRTVTNAFIMSLSLSDFLTAVLCLPFSFVMLFSTDGAWMFGEKFCIANGFFNTCFGIISTLTMTLISFDRYYAIVRQPQEKIGRRKAIHLLVAVWLLAVVFSFPWYLFLRTSERLVIHKRGFYHCMYVFHSGTSRMGTAYSVSLIVVCYLLPFALMCFCHYNICKTVRLSEIRVRPVTTYAHLLRFYSEMRTATTVLIMIVFIIFCWGPYCLMGIVTAVGNYAFNPAMDAVAAWMAWANGAINPLIYAIRNPNISMLLGRSREEGYRTRNVAAYLSAQTRTRRRTPSRSHAIRERYMTGGRGNTNSRVSSSSPANGGEVAMWASKNPAVFFCTDAHPDTATELTYESKHDTANTSL
- the jkamp gene encoding JNK1/MAPK8-associated membrane protein, with product MAVEMSSTCPGLYCGKTTFNGSCGVCPRGERVNMDKICQKCEESPELYDCLYLGFMAMLPLVLHWFFIEWYSGKKSSSAVLQHVTALCECSTAAVVTLLLNEPVGSFSIRSCRVQMLSDWYTMLYNPSPDYVTTLHCTQEAVYPLYTIVLIYYAFCLVLMMLLRPLLVKKIACGLGKTDRFKSIYAALYFFPILTVLQAVGGGLLYYAFPYIILVLSLVTLAVYMSASNIQSFKDLVAKKKRLVVLFSHWLLHAYGIISISRLDKLSQDLPLLALVPGPALFYLLTARFTEPNRIVSEGGNGH